The following proteins are co-located in the Tripterygium wilfordii isolate XIE 37 chromosome 2, ASM1340144v1, whole genome shotgun sequence genome:
- the LOC120017158 gene encoding protein IN CHLOROPLAST ATPASE BIOGENESIS, chloroplastic-like isoform X2, whose amino-acid sequence MYAVGLQRIPFAASFPLHQARFGVKCSSSSFGHISFIRDVAVTQPPENLQYLLKMLQTRGETIISPGSRQGLIPLVIPLSANLSGAVTALLRWPTAPAGMEMPVVEVRKHGVWLLAKNVDQYIHRILVEEDAKNLSESNGALFHASSEAGKKLYRRGGFAESQISNVDIYLLKEVGLFPDVLERKVKRHFEQGDQVSAMVTGEFYTKKDLFPGFGRPYVFNAEVLMKVGRISESKDAARVALKSPWWTLGCEYQEVATIAHWEDEQIEYMEEKVTEEGRQEDLKKGKAPAQIALDEAAFLLDLASIEGSWDNCLERVAECYKEAGLNEIARFVLYRD is encoded by the exons ATGTATGCTGTTGGGTTGCAAAGAATCCCTTTTGCTGCCTCTTTCCCTCTCCACCAAGCAAGATTTGGGGTTAAatgctcttcctcttcttttg GCCATATATCATTTATCAGAGATGTAGCTGTGACCCAACCTCCTGAGAATCTCCAGTATTTGTTGAAAATGCTTCAAACTAGAG GTGAAACGATCATTTCTCCTGGATCTAGGCAAGGATTAATCCCCCTTGTTATTCCTTTATCAGCGAACCTCTCAG gTGCTGTAACTGCATTACTACGCTGGCCAACAGCTCCAGCTGG AATGGAGATGCCAGTTGTGGAAGTTCGCAAGCATGGGGTGTGGCTTTTAGCCAAGAAT GTTGATCAGTATATTCACAGAATTCTGGTTGAAGAAGATGCTAAGAATTTAAGTGAAAGTAACGGTGCGCTATTTCATGCTTCATCAGAAGCTGGGAAAAAACTTTACAGAAGGGGTGGTTTTGCTGAATCTCAGATATCTAATGTTGACATTTACCTTTTGAAAGAG GTTGGGCTGTTCCCAGATGTCTTAGAGCGTAAAGTGAAGCGTCATTTTGAGCAAGGAGATCAA GTTTCAGCAATGGTGACGGGAGAGTTTTATACCAAGAAGGATCTTTTTCCAGGATTTGGGCGGCCTTACGTGTTTAATGCAGAAGTTTTGATGAA AGTTGGGCGTATCTCAGAATCCAAAGATGCTGCAAGGGTTGCTTTGAAATCCCCTTGGTGGACTCTAGGTTGTGAATATCag GAAGTTGCTACCATTGCACATTGGGAGGATGAGCAAATTGAATATATGGAGGAGAAGGTGACAGAAGAGGGAAGACAAGAAGATCTTAAGAAAGGAAAGGCGCCTGCTCAG ATTGCATTGGATGAGGCTGCATTTTTGTTGGACTTGGCTTCTATTGAAGGATCATGGGACAATTGTTTGGAGCGCGTCGCTGAATGCTACAAGGAGGCCGGACTCAATGAAATTGCAAGATTTGTTTTGTATAGAGATTGA
- the LOC120017158 gene encoding protein IN CHLOROPLAST ATPASE BIOGENESIS, chloroplastic-like isoform X1 has translation MLLGCKESLLLPLSLSTKQDLGLNALPLLLVPRIHYLPEISLITNQFIVMGHISFIRDVAVTQPPENLQYLLKMLQTRGETIISPGSRQGLIPLVIPLSANLSGAVTALLRWPTAPAGMEMPVVEVRKHGVWLLAKNVDQYIHRILVEEDAKNLSESNGALFHASSEAGKKLYRRGGFAESQISNVDIYLLKEVGLFPDVLERKVKRHFEQGDQVSAMVTGEFYTKKDLFPGFGRPYVFNAEVLMKVGRISESKDAARVALKSPWWTLGCEYQEVATIAHWEDEQIEYMEEKVTEEGRQEDLKKGKAPAQIALDEAAFLLDLASIEGSWDNCLERVAECYKEAGLNEIARFVLYRD, from the exons ATGCTGTTGGGTTGCAAAGAATCCCTTTTGCTGCCTCTTTCCCTCTCCACCAAGCAAGATTTGGGGTTAAatgctcttcctcttcttttg GTGCCACGGATACATTACCTGCCTGAAATAAGTTTGATAACCAATCAATTCATTGTAATGG GCCATATATCATTTATCAGAGATGTAGCTGTGACCCAACCTCCTGAGAATCTCCAGTATTTGTTGAAAATGCTTCAAACTAGAG GTGAAACGATCATTTCTCCTGGATCTAGGCAAGGATTAATCCCCCTTGTTATTCCTTTATCAGCGAACCTCTCAG gTGCTGTAACTGCATTACTACGCTGGCCAACAGCTCCAGCTGG AATGGAGATGCCAGTTGTGGAAGTTCGCAAGCATGGGGTGTGGCTTTTAGCCAAGAAT GTTGATCAGTATATTCACAGAATTCTGGTTGAAGAAGATGCTAAGAATTTAAGTGAAAGTAACGGTGCGCTATTTCATGCTTCATCAGAAGCTGGGAAAAAACTTTACAGAAGGGGTGGTTTTGCTGAATCTCAGATATCTAATGTTGACATTTACCTTTTGAAAGAG GTTGGGCTGTTCCCAGATGTCTTAGAGCGTAAAGTGAAGCGTCATTTTGAGCAAGGAGATCAA GTTTCAGCAATGGTGACGGGAGAGTTTTATACCAAGAAGGATCTTTTTCCAGGATTTGGGCGGCCTTACGTGTTTAATGCAGAAGTTTTGATGAA AGTTGGGCGTATCTCAGAATCCAAAGATGCTGCAAGGGTTGCTTTGAAATCCCCTTGGTGGACTCTAGGTTGTGAATATCag GAAGTTGCTACCATTGCACATTGGGAGGATGAGCAAATTGAATATATGGAGGAGAAGGTGACAGAAGAGGGAAGACAAGAAGATCTTAAGAAAGGAAAGGCGCCTGCTCAG ATTGCATTGGATGAGGCTGCATTTTTGTTGGACTTGGCTTCTATTGAAGGATCATGGGACAATTGTTTGGAGCGCGTCGCTGAATGCTACAAGGAGGCCGGACTCAATGAAATTGCAAGATTTGTTTTGTATAGAGATTGA
- the LOC120017158 gene encoding protein IN CHLOROPLAST ATPASE BIOGENESIS, chloroplastic-like isoform X3 — protein MGHISFIRDVAVTQPPENLQYLLKMLQTRGETIISPGSRQGLIPLVIPLSANLSGAVTALLRWPTAPAGMEMPVVEVRKHGVWLLAKNVDQYIHRILVEEDAKNLSESNGALFHASSEAGKKLYRRGGFAESQISNVDIYLLKEVGLFPDVLERKVKRHFEQGDQVSAMVTGEFYTKKDLFPGFGRPYVFNAEVLMKVGRISESKDAARVALKSPWWTLGCEYQEVATIAHWEDEQIEYMEEKVTEEGRQEDLKKGKAPAQIALDEAAFLLDLASIEGSWDNCLERVAECYKEAGLNEIARFVLYRD, from the exons ATGG GCCATATATCATTTATCAGAGATGTAGCTGTGACCCAACCTCCTGAGAATCTCCAGTATTTGTTGAAAATGCTTCAAACTAGAG GTGAAACGATCATTTCTCCTGGATCTAGGCAAGGATTAATCCCCCTTGTTATTCCTTTATCAGCGAACCTCTCAG gTGCTGTAACTGCATTACTACGCTGGCCAACAGCTCCAGCTGG AATGGAGATGCCAGTTGTGGAAGTTCGCAAGCATGGGGTGTGGCTTTTAGCCAAGAAT GTTGATCAGTATATTCACAGAATTCTGGTTGAAGAAGATGCTAAGAATTTAAGTGAAAGTAACGGTGCGCTATTTCATGCTTCATCAGAAGCTGGGAAAAAACTTTACAGAAGGGGTGGTTTTGCTGAATCTCAGATATCTAATGTTGACATTTACCTTTTGAAAGAG GTTGGGCTGTTCCCAGATGTCTTAGAGCGTAAAGTGAAGCGTCATTTTGAGCAAGGAGATCAA GTTTCAGCAATGGTGACGGGAGAGTTTTATACCAAGAAGGATCTTTTTCCAGGATTTGGGCGGCCTTACGTGTTTAATGCAGAAGTTTTGATGAA AGTTGGGCGTATCTCAGAATCCAAAGATGCTGCAAGGGTTGCTTTGAAATCCCCTTGGTGGACTCTAGGTTGTGAATATCag GAAGTTGCTACCATTGCACATTGGGAGGATGAGCAAATTGAATATATGGAGGAGAAGGTGACAGAAGAGGGAAGACAAGAAGATCTTAAGAAAGGAAAGGCGCCTGCTCAG ATTGCATTGGATGAGGCTGCATTTTTGTTGGACTTGGCTTCTATTGAAGGATCATGGGACAATTGTTTGGAGCGCGTCGCTGAATGCTACAAGGAGGCCGGACTCAATGAAATTGCAAGATTTGTTTTGTATAGAGATTGA
- the LOC120017174 gene encoding 40S ribosomal protein S16-like, with translation MAAAAESVQCFGRKKTAVAVTHCKRGRGLIKINGSPIELVEPEVLRFKAYEPILLLGRHRFAGVDMRIRVNGGGQTSQIYAIRQSIARALVAYYQKYVDEQSKKEIRDILYRYDRTLLASDPRRCEPKKFGGRGARARFQKSYR, from the coding sequence ATGGCAGCCGCCGCAGAATCggtgcaatgtttcggaaggaaGAAGACGGCGGTGGCCGTCACCCACTGCAAGCGTGGAAGGGGCTTGATCAAGATCAACGGCTCCCCTATCGAGCTGGTTGAGCCCGAGGTCCTCCGCTTCAAGGCCTACGAGCCCATCCTCCTTCTCGGACGCCACCGCTTCGCAGGTGTCGACATGCGCATCCGTGTCAACGGTGGAGGGCAAACGTCCCAGATCTACGCCATCCGTCAGAGCATTGCCAGGGCTCTCGTCGCCTACTACCAGAAGTACGTGGACGAGCAGAGCAAGAAGGAGATAAGGGACATCCTCTACAGGTATGACAGAACGCTGCTGGCCTCTGACCCCAGGCGCTGCGAGCCCAAGAAGTTTGGTGGACGTGGTGCTCGTGCAAGGTTCCAGAAGAGTTACCGTTGA
- the LOC120006306 gene encoding caffeoyl-CoA O-methyltransferase: protein MAGDGDQQQSQAGRHLEVGHKSLLQSDALYQYILETSVYPREPESMKELRELTAKHPWNIMTTSADEGQFLNMILKLINAKNTMEIGVYTGYSLLATALALPDDGKILAMDINRENYELGLPIIEKAGVAHKIDFREGPALPVLDQMVEDEKNHGAFDFIFVDADKDNYINYHERLINLVKVGGLIGYDNTLWNGSVVAPPDAPLRKYIRYYRDFVLELNKALAADPRIEICMLPVGDGITLCRRIK from the exons ATGGCAGGCGACGGAGATCAACAGCAATCTCAGGCCGGGAGGCATCTCGAGGTCGGTCACAAGAGTCTCCTGCAAAGCGATGCTCTCTACCAG TAtattctggagaccagtgtgtaTCCAAGAGAGCCTGAATCCATGAAGGAGCTTAGAGAGTTGACTGCCAAACACCCATG GAACATCATGACTACATCAGCAGATGAAGGTCAATTCCTGAACATGATTTTGAAGCTGATTAATGCCAAGAACACCATGGAGATTGGTGTCTACACAGGCTACTCTCTCTTGGCCACAGCTCTTGCTCTTCCTGATGATGGAAAG ATCCTTGCCATGGATATCAACAGAGAGAATTATGAATTGGGTCTACCCATAATTGAAAAGGCTGGTGTTGCTCACAAGATTGATTTCAGAGAAGGCCCTGCGCTCCCGGTTCTTGACCAGATGGTTGAAGAT GAGAAGAACCATGGGGCCTTTGACTTCATATTTGTGGACGCTGATAAGGACAACTATATCAACTACCACGAGAGGCTGATTAATCTCGTGAAGGTTGGGGGTCTGATCGGCTACGACAACACCCTATGGAATGGATCTGTGGTGGCACCTCCTGATGCGCCTTTAAGGAAGTACATCAGGTACTACAGGGACTTTGTATTGGAACTCAACAAGGCACTTGCTGCTGACCCTAGGATTGAGATCTGCATGCTTCCTGTTGGTGATGGAATCACTCTCTGCCGCCGGATTAAGTGA